The Nitrosomonas cryotolerans ATCC 49181 genome includes a window with the following:
- a CDS encoding adenosylcobinamide amidohydrolase has product MTTIATTVKPAFFLTNDQKWLVWPLHTEHRVVSWAVIGGGLRETCMLAWHQVKNSDLPLGVDPGTLIQERRHRCIDPHATIFLTSARLDKFTHSDTPLHDDATTNIRVVATVGLSNACHVNSCQTVTLAPLGTINIGVVTNRQLTDAALFEALSITTEARTAAVIAGTQKHRTQLNNATGTGTDCIAIASRVLPKNNPSHAYCGKHTAFGQALGRCVYSTVLQGVEDWLQTQPATSLYNDTGSV; this is encoded by the coding sequence ATGACAACAATTGCGACTACAGTCAAACCAGCCTTTTTCCTTACAAACGATCAAAAATGGCTGGTTTGGCCACTTCACACTGAGCATCGCGTGGTGTCATGGGCGGTTATTGGTGGTGGATTACGGGAAACCTGTATGTTGGCATGGCATCAGGTAAAAAACAGCGATCTCCCTCTGGGTGTTGACCCGGGAACACTCATCCAGGAACGCAGGCACCGGTGTATCGATCCACATGCAACCATATTTCTCACAAGTGCGCGTCTCGACAAATTCACTCATTCCGACACACCATTGCATGATGATGCTACTACAAATATCCGCGTGGTTGCGACAGTGGGTCTCTCGAATGCCTGTCATGTAAACTCATGTCAGACGGTGACTCTGGCACCATTAGGTACCATTAATATCGGTGTGGTAACCAATCGTCAATTAACTGACGCGGCACTTTTCGAAGCATTGAGTATTACTACCGAAGCACGCACCGCGGCAGTCATAGCAGGCACACAAAAACATCGTACCCAACTCAATAATGCCACCGGCACCGGTACTGACTGCATTGCAATTGCTTCGCGAGTCCTTCCTAAAAACAATCCATCCCATGCATATTGCGGCAAACATACGGCCTTTGGCCAGGCTCTCGGACGGTGCGTTTATAGCACAGTTCTACAAGGAGTCGAAGATTGGTTACAAACACAACCCGCGACCAGCTTATACAACGATACAGGTAGCGTGTAA
- a CDS encoding RNA-guided endonuclease InsQ/TnpB family protein — protein MKQIIRKAFKSRLNPNSDQVQKMVEFAGANRFVWNKALAMNLFRLEQKQPLLWYNELSFWLKLWKSSEDYGFLKTVHSQPLQQALKNLEKAFKDGFDKKQPLKRIPKFKKKGLSDSFRYPQGFKLEQESSKVFLPKIGWVKYRNSRQVIGDVKNMTISRKGGYWYVSIQTEYETELKRHSSTSMIGVDMGVTRFATLSDGSYVEPLNSFRKLSKKLAFEQRKLSKKVRFSANWKKQKQIITRLHERIANARLDFLHKTSTEISKNHAMVVVENLKIGSMSKSAKGSVEKHGKNVKAKSGLNKSILDQGWGMFVSFLEYKQACSGGDVLKVNPQYTSQTCPGCQHVNRDNRKSQSAFECTECGFKANADLVGALNVLERGHRLLACGVETLVSSKKQEPVAVAIQTYS, from the coding sequence ATGAAGCAGATTATACGCAAAGCCTTTAAATCTCGACTCAATCCAAATTCTGACCAAGTACAGAAGATGGTTGAGTTTGCGGGTGCTAATCGGTTTGTTTGGAATAAAGCCTTAGCAATGAATCTGTTCAGATTAGAGCAGAAACAGCCATTGCTTTGGTACAACGAGTTGTCATTTTGGCTAAAGCTATGGAAATCCTCAGAAGATTATGGATTTCTAAAAACCGTTCATTCTCAACCGTTGCAACAAGCCTTAAAAAACTTAGAAAAAGCGTTCAAAGACGGTTTTGATAAAAAACAGCCTTTAAAACGGATTCCAAAATTCAAGAAAAAAGGTTTGAGTGACAGCTTTCGTTATCCACAAGGATTTAAGCTGGAGCAAGAGTCTAGCAAAGTGTTCTTGCCTAAAATCGGTTGGGTGAAATATCGTAATTCACGCCAAGTCATTGGTGACGTTAAAAATATGACGATTTCCCGTAAAGGCGGTTATTGGTACGTGTCGATTCAGACTGAGTACGAGACCGAGCTAAAGCGTCATAGCTCAACCAGTATGATTGGTGTTGATATGGGCGTTACCCGCTTTGCAACCTTGTCAGACGGCTCATACGTAGAACCTTTAAACAGTTTCAGAAAGTTATCAAAGAAACTGGCTTTTGAACAGCGTAAGCTGTCTAAAAAAGTCCGTTTCTCTGCTAACTGGAAAAAGCAGAAACAAATCATTACCCGACTGCATGAGCGTATTGCCAATGCTCGTTTAGACTTCTTACACAAAACCTCAACCGAAATCAGCAAAAATCACGCAATGGTCGTAGTTGAGAATTTAAAGATAGGAAGCATGTCTAAGAGTGCCAAGGGCAGTGTTGAAAAGCATGGTAAAAACGTCAAAGCGAAATCGGGTCTAAACAAATCCATTCTTGACCAAGGATGGGGAATGTTCGTTTCGTTCTTGGAGTATAAACAGGCTTGTTCAGGCGGGGATGTATTGAAGGTAAACCCTCAATACACCTCTCAAACCTGCCCTGGATGTCAACATGTTAATCGTGACAATCGCAAAAGCCAAAGTGCTTTTGAATGTACAGAATGTGGATTTAAAGCCAATGCCGACTTGGTAGGTGCCTTGAATGTACTTGAGCGAGGACATCGCTTGTTAGCCTGTGGAGTTGAAACGTTAGTTTCGTCTAAGAAGCAGGAACCAGTGGCAGTAGCAATACAAACCTACTCTTAA
- a CDS encoding sulfite exporter TauE/SafE family protein has protein sequence MKIRNLDLAKNPVNEAHLQLGIPPLEESVSHPGIHPFLRMAIWFAAIVLIALVLFLVGRFFLNQTWVNSWQTITDTIDSRIFWSAVAVGFFAQVIDGALGMAYGVTATTFLLASGASPAAASASVHIAEIFTTGISGISHAKFGNVDRQLFARLLVPGMLGGILGAILVTHIDGALFKPFISAYLLLLGIYIFSKAFRQLRIRKEAPRHVGKLALFGGFIDAAGGGGWGPVVTTTLVGTGNDPRTTIGSVNFAEFFLTLTTASVFVLLMETDTWPLIVGLVLGGLFAAPFAAVLCKKFHARTLLILVGVLISIISFYNLYKAFTAL, from the coding sequence ATGAAAATCCGAAATCTTGATTTGGCGAAAAATCCGGTAAATGAAGCGCATCTACAGCTTGGGATTCCTCCGCTTGAGGAATCCGTATCCCATCCAGGCATACACCCATTCTTACGTATGGCTATTTGGTTCGCCGCCATCGTGTTAATTGCTTTAGTTTTGTTTTTAGTCGGGCGTTTTTTTCTTAACCAGACCTGGGTTAATAGTTGGCAAACAATTACCGACACGATAGACAGCAGGATTTTCTGGAGCGCTGTCGCGGTTGGCTTCTTTGCACAGGTTATTGATGGCGCATTAGGAATGGCTTATGGCGTAACAGCAACCACATTCTTACTGGCATCAGGTGCGAGTCCGGCTGCAGCAAGTGCGAGCGTTCATATTGCAGAAATTTTTACCACTGGCATTTCAGGCATTTCTCACGCCAAATTCGGTAACGTAGACAGACAGTTATTTGCACGTCTCTTGGTCCCGGGAATGCTGGGAGGAATATTAGGTGCAATATTGGTAACACATATTGATGGAGCATTATTCAAGCCTTTCATATCTGCCTATCTTTTACTGCTCGGTATCTATATTTTCAGTAAAGCATTTCGTCAGCTTCGTATCCGAAAAGAGGCACCCAGACATGTTGGTAAACTCGCGTTATTTGGAGGTTTTATTGATGCGGCAGGCGGTGGTGGCTGGGGTCCGGTCGTCACTACCACTCTGGTTGGCACGGGTAATGATCCGCGCACAACTATTGGCTCAGTTAATTTTGCGGAATTTTTTCTGACATTAACCACTGCTTCGGTTTTTGTATTACTGATGGAAACGGATACTTGGCCCCTTATCGTTGGTCTGGTGCTTGGAGGACTATTCGCCGCTCCATTTGCGGCTGTACTGTGCAAAAAATTTCATGCCCGTACCCTGCTTATTTTGGTAGGGGTGTTGATTTCCATTATCAGTTTCTACAATCTCTATAAGGCATTTACCGCATTGTGA
- a CDS encoding MFS transporter — protein MPRSDVRTRTMPAASRREQLAWCFYDFANSGYTTVVLTAIFNAYFVGVVAVSVNITNPGTATLLWTLTMATANAIVLFSAPILGAIADYAAGKKRFLLVSTLGCVLFTALLSLVGPGDVKLAIFLVILATIMFSTGENLIAAFLPEITTPDNMGHLSGLGWTIGYLGGLVTLGCCLIYVQWSQTQGGNAADYVPMTNLIVAVIFALAATPTFLWLKERAIARQKQTIMGYFKVGYRRLYHTIVNAREHQDLFRFLITLTIYHAGINTVIVLAAVYAQEVMGFETNDTLMLILIVNVTAAIGAFTFGQLQDRIGSKNCLAMTLVIWIIAILLAYNATTTDLFWLAANLIGIALGASQSASRALVGQFSPPQRSGEFFGLWGLAVRLAAIIGPLSYGAVIFILDGNHRLAILSTLAFFILGLLLLMTVNEQRGRQSAKANALA, from the coding sequence ATGCCACGATCTGATGTCCGCACAAGGACCATGCCTGCGGCAAGCCGTCGCGAGCAACTGGCCTGGTGTTTCTATGATTTTGCCAATTCTGGTTATACCACTGTGGTATTGACTGCCATATTCAATGCCTACTTTGTTGGCGTCGTAGCTGTCAGCGTTAATATCACCAATCCAGGTACCGCAACCCTGCTGTGGACGCTTACCATGGCAACTGCAAACGCGATCGTACTCTTTAGCGCACCGATTTTGGGCGCCATCGCCGACTACGCCGCGGGTAAGAAGCGTTTTCTCCTCGTCAGCACGCTTGGCTGTGTTCTTTTTACTGCACTACTGAGCCTGGTAGGACCGGGTGATGTGAAACTGGCTATTTTTCTGGTTATTCTGGCTACGATCATGTTCTCAACAGGAGAAAATCTCATCGCGGCCTTTCTGCCCGAAATTACCACGCCGGATAATATGGGGCACCTATCCGGTCTTGGCTGGACAATCGGCTATCTTGGTGGTCTGGTAACACTCGGCTGTTGCCTTATTTATGTGCAATGGTCACAAACACAGGGAGGTAACGCGGCCGACTATGTACCCATGACCAATCTGATTGTGGCCGTTATATTTGCCCTCGCCGCCACACCTACTTTTCTCTGGCTCAAGGAACGTGCGATTGCCAGGCAAAAACAAACCATCATGGGCTATTTCAAAGTGGGTTACCGGCGTTTGTACCATACGATCGTCAATGCGCGTGAACATCAAGATCTGTTCCGTTTTCTCATCACACTGACCATCTATCACGCTGGCATCAACACCGTAATCGTGCTGGCCGCTGTCTATGCTCAGGAAGTAATGGGTTTCGAAACCAATGATACATTGATGCTGATTCTTATCGTCAACGTCACTGCGGCTATCGGCGCTTTTACTTTCGGCCAGCTGCAAGACCGGATAGGATCAAAAAATTGTCTTGCCATGACACTGGTTATCTGGATAATCGCTATTCTATTGGCCTATAACGCGACAACCACCGACCTTTTCTGGCTCGCAGCCAATCTGATCGGTATCGCCCTCGGTGCCAGCCAATCCGCGAGCCGAGCGCTTGTGGGCCAGTTTTCTCCACCACAGCGTAGCGGCGAATTTTTTGGCTTATGGGGACTGGCAGTAAGACTGGCCGCAATTATCGGACCGTTAAGCTATGGTGCAGTAATTTTCATACTGGATGGCAATCATCGCCTCGCCATACTCTCCACACTCGCCTTTTTCATACTCGGATTATTATTGCTGATGACTGTCAACGAACAGCGCGGACGACAATCGGCCAAGGCAAACGCCTTAGCTTAG
- the tnpA gene encoding IS200/IS605 family transposase: MQVNNDARTGRNCIFNLHVHLVFVTKYRRDVFSGRVLIDLEEIFKNVCLDFEAELVEFNGEHDHIHLLVNYPPKIAISNLVNSLKGVSSRLIRKKNYPEIKNKLWGNMLWSPSYFAGSCGGAPLSIIKQYIEQQQRPH, from the coding sequence ATGCAAGTTAATAACGATGCAAGAACAGGAAGAAATTGCATTTTTAATCTTCATGTTCATTTGGTCTTTGTAACAAAATACCGCAGAGATGTTTTCTCCGGAAGGGTATTAATTGATTTGGAAGAAATATTTAAAAATGTGTGTTTGGATTTTGAAGCAGAATTGGTGGAATTTAACGGTGAGCATGATCATATTCACCTTTTAGTTAACTATCCACCAAAAATTGCTATTTCTAACTTGGTAAATAGTTTGAAAGGCGTTTCAAGCCGACTTATTCGCAAAAAGAATTATCCCGAAATTAAAAATAAGCTTTGGGGTAATATGCTTTGGAGTCCAAGCTATTTTGCGGGTAGTTGTGGTGGAGCACCACTCTCGATTATTAAGCAATATATTGAACAACAGCAAAGACCGCATTAA